The genome window GCGCAACAAGTCTGTCTGGATGGCTGGCAGACCTATGAACGCCTCGGGTCGCCCGAGGGAGAGTTGGCTCTGGCGCAGGCGGTGATCTACCTCGCCCTCGCCCCGAAATCGAACGCGGGTTATGCGGCCTATAAGAATGCGCGCCGCGCGGCGGCCAGTACCGGATCCGAACCGCCGCCCAAGCACATCCTGAACGCGCCCACCGGGCTGATGAAGGAACAGGGCTACGGAGAGGGTTACGCCTATGACCATGATGCCGAGGGCGCGTTTTCCGGGCAGAATTATTTCCCCGATGGCATGAAGCGCGGCGTCTATTACCAGCCCGTCGAACGCGGGTTCGAGCGTGAGTTGAAAAAGCGCCTCGACTGGTTTGTCGCGCAACGGGCGAAAAAGACTCGCTGTTGACAGCCGGGGCGCGGCGGGGGACATGCAGCCCATGTTTGCAACGCTTCTACAAGTGGCCGCCGGTGGCGCATTGGGTGCGTCCGCGCGGTATCTGACCGGGGTCGGCGCCGTGCGGCTGTTCGGCCATGGGTTTCCCTGGGGGACGCTGATTGTGAACGTTGTCGGCTCTTTCCTGATGGGGGTGCTGATCGTGGTTCTGGCGCAAAAGGGCGGCATGCGGTTCGCGCCGTTCCTGACCATCGGCCTGCTAGGCGGCTTCACCACATTCTCGGCCTTTTCGCTGGACGCGGTGACGTTGTTTGAACGCGGGCAGATCGGCGCGGCAGCAGGCTATGTCGCGGCCTCGGTCGTCGTGTCTATCGCTGCTCTGTTCTTCGGCCTCTGGATCGCAAGGGGCGCGGTATGAGCGGTGTCCAGACCCTGACCATCGGCAAGGATGAGGGCGACCAGCGTCTTGACCGCTGGTTCCGCCGCCATTTCCCGCAGGTCGGGCAGGGACGGATCGAAAAGCTGTGCCGCAAGGGCGAAATTCGCGTGGACGGTGGCCGGGTGAAGGCCGCGACCCGTGTGGCAGTCGGGCAGGTGGTCCGCATACCGCCGCTGCCGGACACCGCCGCGCCCAAACCGCGCCGGACATTCAAGGTATCTGATGCGGATGCCGCGATGATCCGTGATTGCGTCCTCTATCGCGACGACCACCTGATCGCACTCAACAAACCCGCCGGGCTGGCGACGCAAGGCGGCAGCGGCCAGACCCGCCATATCGACGGCATGGCCGAGGCGCTGTGTTTCGGGCTGGAGGATGCGCCCAAGCTGGTGCATCAGCTGGACAAGGATACCTCGGGCGTGCTGCTGCTGGCGCGCAGCCGCGCTGCCGCCAAATCACTGGCCGAGGCATTCCGCCATCGCAACACCCGCAAGATCTATTGGGCCGCGGTTGCGGGCGTGCCGCATCCGCGGATGGGCACGATCAAATACGGGTTGGTGAAAGCGCCCGGCGCGAAAGGTGAACGGATGCTGTGCGTCCACCCGGATGAGGTCGCCTCGACCCCCGATGCCAAACGGGCAACCACCGATTTCGCGGTACTGGCCAACCTGGGTCAGCGTGCTGCCTGGGTGGCGCTGTCGCCGATCACCGGGCGCACGCACCAGCTGCGCGCCCATATGGCCGAGATCGGGCACCCGATTGCGGGCGACGGCAAGTATGGCGGCAGCGGGCAGGAAAATCTGGGCGATGGCTGGGGTGCGGGGCTGGGGGGTGCGCTCAGCAAGAAACTGCACCTGCATGCCCGCAGCCTGACCTTCAAGCATCCTTTCACCGGCGCCGCGCTGACCCTGACGGCCCCCTTGCCCGACCACATGACCCGCACATGGGAGGTGATGGACTGGCGCGCCGCCGACGTCCCCCCCGACCCGTTTGATGAGGACGCGGAATGGCCCGCCTGATCCTGTTTGATGTCGATGGCACCCTGATCGACAGTCAGGCGCATATTCAGGCGGCCATGGCGGCGGCCTTCGCGGATCAGGGGCTGGCAGCGCCGGACCGTGCGGCGGTCCTGTCCATCATCGGCCTGTCGTTGCCGCAGGCCATGGCCCGGTTGGCGCCTGATGCGAATGCCGATGCGTTAAGCGATGCATACAAAGCCTCGTTCGCCAGTGCGCGGGCCAGTGCTGTGGACCCGGCACCGCTGTACCCCGGGGCGCGCGACGCGCTGGACCGGCTGCATGGGGCCGGTCATCTGCTGGGCACGGCCACGGGAAAATCCCGGCGCGGATTGGATCACATGGTCGCGCATCACGGGCTGGAGGCGCATTTCGTCACGCTGCAATGCGCTGACACGCATCCGTCCAAACCCCACCCCTCGATGGTTCTGACGGCGATGGAGGATGCCGGGGTCGGCCCCGAAGACACCGTGATGATCGGCGACACCACCTTCGACATCCAGATGGGTCGCGCCGCCGGGGTGGCGACGATCGGGGTCAGCTGGGGATACCACCCGGTATCCAGCCTGCGCGACTGCGGGGCGGGTCGGATCGCGGATGATTTCGGCGATCTTCTACAAGGTTTTCTGGTCGAGGCTGCTGGATGAGCGATTGGGCCGCCAAACGTTTCTGGAAAGACACCTCTGTGGTCGAAGTCGGCGATGGCTGGACCGTCCACCTCGACACGCGTTGCGTGCGCACCCCCGCAAAGGCGGCCCTGACACTGCCGACCCGCCCCATGGCCGAGGCCATTGCGGCCGAATGGGCGGCGCAGGACGGTCTGATCAATCCCCTGACAATGCCCGTGACCCGCGCCGCCAATGCTGCCATCGACAAGGTCGCGCCGCAACGTGCCGAAGTTGCAGCCATGATCGCGGCCTATGGGGAAACCGACTTGCTGAGCCATCGCGCCGAAGGCCCGGCAGAGCTTGTGGCGCGACAGGCCACGGCCTGGGACCCGCTGCTGGACTGGGCTGCGCAGATGTTCGGGGCGCGCCTGGGCGTCGGCGCGGGCATCATGCCGCTTGACCATCCGCCCGAAGCTCTGCGCCGGCTTGCCGATGCGGTGGCGACCTATGATCCCTTTGAACTGACCGCCCTGCATGACCTTGTCAGTCTGACCGGTTCACTGATCATCGGGCTGGCAACCCTGCACGGCGTTCAGCCGTCCGAAGCGCTATGGCAGGCCGGGCGAATCGATGAAGACTGGCAGATTGAACAGTGGGGACGCGATGATTTGGCCGACGCCGAGGCAGCGATTCGCCGAACAGGATTTTTGCAAGCGATTGCATTCTTTCACCTTACGCAACGTTATTAGAATTTTCCTGCGCTCGGCGCAAAATTAGGGCCGATTGGGCCCAATTCTGCGCGCGGGAGCCTTGACCTAATCCAACCTCGTCCTGCATGTTGCGCGCCACGCAGGGATCAAATCCTGTTAGATTAACCATTCTGGTCCTTTATGGGCCTAAAAAACACCACCCGCAGAGGTGGTCCCATCAGGAAGAGGTAAACATGAAAAAATCAACTTTTCTGGGCGCTTTGACCGTTGCCGGTCTGGCTGCCGCAGGTGCCGCCGCTGGTACACTTGATGATGTCAAGGAACGCGGAAAGCTGAACTGCGGTGTGTCCACCGGCGTTGCCGGCTTTGCGATGCCCGATGCCAACGGTGAATGGCAGGGGTTTGACGTGGCCATGTGCCGCGCGGTTGCAGCCGCCGTTCTGAATGACGCTTCGGCGATCGAATTTGTTCCGACCACCGGCAAGACCCGCTTCACGGCGCTTGCCTCGGGCGAAATCGACATGCTGGCGCGCAACACCACCTGGACTTTCAGCCGCGATGTCGACCTGAAGTTCGAATTCGTCGGCGTGAACTATTACGACGGTCAGGGCTTTCTGGCACCGAAAGAGCTGGGCGTGACCTCGGCCAAGGATCTGGATGGCGCAACAATCTGCATTCAGACCGGTACGACCACGGAACTGAACCTCGCGGATTTCTTCCGCGTCAACAACATCAGCTATGAGCCGGTTCCGATTGAAACCAACGCCGAAGCGCTGCAGCAGCTTGGTGCCGGTTCCTGTGATGTCTATACCTCTGACGCATCCGGTCTGGCCGCAAGCCGTGCAACGTTCGAGAACGCCAGCGAGTGGGTGATCCTGCCCGAAATCATCTCGAAAGAGCCGCTGGGCCCGCTGGTCCGTCACGGTGACAGCGAATGGGGTGACGTGGTTCGCTGGACGCTGAACGCGCTGGTCGCTGCCGAGGAATATGGCGTGACCTCGGCCAATATGGGCGATCTGGCTGCGGCTGCCGGTGACAACCCGGAAATCAACCGTCTTCTGGGCACCGAAGGCACCTTGGGCGAAATGCTGGGTCTGGATGCCGAATGGGCACAGCGCGCCATTGGCGTTGCCGGCAACTATGGCGAGGTGTTCGAAAAGAACATCGGTGAGAACACGCCAATCGGTCTGGCGCGCGGTCTGAACGCGCAGTGGACCGAAGGTGGTCTGCTCTACGCACCGCCGTTCCGCTAAAAGACAGTCAGGAAAGGGCGCGGGCATCCCCCGCGCCCTTTTCACATCTGCCAGACCAGACAAATTTCGGGCGCCGCATCGCGTGACAAACACGCGGGATCAAGACGCGCCGGACCCAACGGGGGTATTTGTAAAATGACAACGGTGACCGATCCGCCGATTGTGTTGAAAAACTCCGTTTTAGGGCCTGAACGATGATTTTTCTTTCCATGCAGCCCGATCCTAAATTTTTGGCGCGGGGGTCGGCCCAAATCGCCTACATGCGCTCACGCGCAGCCATGCGCTGTCTCGTGGTCAAAGCTTTCCGACTATTTCGCTTCATAGGTTTTCGCAAGAAATCCGCGACGCTCTGATTTCGGAGTTTTTCAACACAATCCGCCGAAAACGGCCTTCCGGCTGTCGATGCTGATTTACGACACGCGCTACCGCTCGATGACGATCCAGGTAATTGCCCTGATCGGCTTCATGTTGCTTGCCGCGTTCCTGATCAGCAATACCATGCAAAACCTGGCCAATCTTGGGAAAGAGCCGGACTTCGGCTTCCTGAACGAACCGGCGGGCTATGACATTGTCTAGCCCCCAAGTTCTGGGCCATTTCTGATTAGAGTTTCTGGCATTGGTGGTCGCATGTTCAGAGCCTGGTGCGGACGTGTGTGGTTGTACTGCTTAAGCCAATGATTGATGACGATCTGTGCCTGTTTCGTTGTTGTGAACCATTCAGCGTTGAGGATCTCGTGCCGGAGAGTGCCGTTGAACCTCTCGTTGTATCCGTTTTCCCAAGGGGACCCCGGATAGATTCTAATTGGTCGAACACCAACGCGAACCAACCACTCCTGCATCGCCTTGGCTACGAACTCTGGGCCGTTGTCGGAGCGGATATACTCCGGCGTGCCATGGCAGAGGAGCAGCGGATATAGCGCCTCCAGAACATCTTCGGCGCCCATCCTGCTGCGAACTTCCACGGCCAGGGCCTGCCGGGTGTACTCATCCAGAACGGTCAGCATCTTGTAGCTCCGGCCATTGCTGAGCTTGTCGTGAACGAAGTCGATGCTCCAGATGTGGTTCGGATGCGTCGGCCTGAGGCGAATGATCGAGCTGTCCTTGTGATAAAGCCGTCTGCGCTTCCTGTGCCGCTGCGGGAGTTGCAGTCCTTCTTCCTGCCAGAGACGCTCAACCTTCTTATGATTGACCCGCCAGCCCTCGATGCGCAGGAGTTCCGAAACTTTACGATAGCCGTAGCGCCCATATTGCTTGGCCAGGCGGATCAAAGCGAGCCGTAGAGCATCATCGTCTTTTGGCGCGGGTCGATATTGCAGAGAGCTTCGCGCCAGACCGACGACCCGGCAGGTCCTCCGCTCCGAGGTCGCGAGCTTTTGGCGCGTATGAATAACGGCCTGACGGAGCTCCCCAGTCGTCAGGCCCTGGGCTTTAAGTAGTTCAGGCTTTCTTTGAGGATCAGCTTGTCCAATTCAAGCTCAGCGACGATCTTCTTGAGACGCCCATTCTCCTTTTCCAGGCTGCGCATCTCCGACAACTGCGACCGTCCCATACCACCAAACCGTTTCCGCCAGTTGTAATATGTCGCATCGCTGATGCCGACGCTACGACACGCCGATGCAACGTCACTTCCTCCCGTCAGCTTCAGCTCAATCTCACGCAGCAGCTTCAATACATCTTCGTCCGAATGCCGTTTCCGTGCCATTACATATTCCCCTCTCAAGACCAATGTAGTGGCCCAGTTTTAGGGGGGAAGGACACGCCCACCTGGCATGTCCGTCTTGCGCTGATGTTTGGTCCGGTCATTGCCTTGTTGTTTGCGCTGGGCTTCCACCTTGGCTATCCGGCGCTGAAGGGGTTCAACTTCGCGGGTGGCACGCATATGCGCAACTCGCTGATCGCGCTGTGGCTGGCGCTCAGCCTCTATACGGCGGCCTTCATCGCCGAGATTGTGCGCGCCGGTATCATGGCGATTTCCAAAGGCCAGTCCGAAGCGGCCTTCGCCCTGGGGTTGCGCCCGAACCGCACGATGAACCTGGTGATCCTGCCGCAGGCGCTGCGGGTCATTATCCCGCCGCTGATCTCAAACTATCTGAACCTGACCAAGAACTCGTCCCTGGCGATCGCGGTGGGTTATATGGACATCACCGGCACGCTGGGGGGCATCACGCTGAACCAGACGGGGCGCGAGCTTGAGACGCTGCTGCTTCTGATGCTGGTCTACCTGACCATCTCTCTCAGCATTTCTGCGGTGATGAACTGGTACAACAACAGCGTCAAACTGGTGGAGCGGTAGGATGAGCATCACAGATTCCGATACGGTCCAGTTCGTACGTGAGACGATGTTGGATGAGCGGGAGCCGCCGATAACCGCGGCGGGACCCGTAGGCTGGGCGCGAACCAACCTGTTCAACGGCTGGTCCAACAGCTTGCTGACGCTGGTGTCGCTGTACCTGATCTACTGGTTGTTTGCAGCGATCCTGCCCTGGATCATCTCACCCACCTGGAATGCCGGATCGTTGACCCAGTGTCGCGAAATTCTGGCCGAGCAGGGCAAGACCGGCCACTTTGCCGGGGCCTGCTGGGGGGTGATCCGTGAACGCTGGCTGCAATTGCTGTTCGGCTTCTACCCGTCCGAGCTTTACTGGCGCCCGATCCTGACCTTCGTGCTGACCGGAGTCGCGCTTGCGCCCGTCCTGTTCAGCGGCGCACCGCGCAAGCTGCTGTATGTCACCGCAGCCATTCCATTCCTGATGCCCTGGCTTTTGTGGGGCGGGTCGATCTGGGTGCCGATCTGCATTGGGCTTGGCTTTGTCATCATGTTCTTCGCGAACCGCTTTCTGGCGCCGGTTATGGGGTCGCTGGGGGCATTGGTATCGGCCGTCGTGCTGGCGGTGTTGTGGTGGTTTCTCCTCAGCGGTTCGGTTGCAACTGGTTTGGCCGGGATCATCCCCATCGGAATCGAACCGGTCGCCAGCCGGGACTTCGGCGGCTTCATGCTGTCGATCACCATCGGCGTGGTGGCCATCGGTCTGTCATTGCCGCTGGGCATTCTGCTGGCGCTTGGGCGGCAGTAGGACCTGCTGATCGTCAAGGCGATCTGCGTCGGCTTTATCGAGTTTATCCGGGGCGTGCCGCTGATCACCTTGTTGTTCGTGGCCTCGACCCTGTTGAATATCTTCCTGCCGCCGGGCACCAGCTTTGATATCATCCTGCGGGTTCTGATCATGGTCACCCTGTTCGCCGCCGCCTATATGGCCGAGGTGATCCGCGGTGGCCTTGCCGCACTGCCACGGGGCCAATACGAAGGCGCCGACAGCCTTGGCCTTGATTACTGGCAGGCGCAGCGCCTGATCATCATGCCCCAGGCGCTGAAAATCTCGATCCCCGGTATCGTTTCAACCTTCATCGGCGTGTTCAAGGATACCACGCTGGTGTCGATCATCGGCCTTCTGGATCCACTGGGCTTGTCCCAGGGTATCCGGTCTGACACCAACTGGAACGGCATCGTCTGGGAGCTTTACGGCTTCATCGCAGTGATATTCTTTATCTTCTGCTTCTCGATGTCGCGCTATTCCATGTATCTTGAGCGCAAGCTCAAGACCACCAACTGATAAGGAGGTCGCAACAATGGCCGACACAGCAACTGCTGAGACCATCGACCGCTCGAAAATGCAGGTCAGCGACGAGGTCGCGATCCAGATCACCAATATGAACAAGTGGTACGGCACCTTTCACGTGCTGCGCGACATTGATCTGACGGTGAACAGGGGCGAACGGATCGTGGTTTGTGGCCCGTCCGGGTCCGGCAAATCGACGCTGATCCGCTGCATCAACCGGCTGGAGGAACACCAGCAGGGGCAGATCATCGTTGACGGAACGGAACTGACCAGCGACCTCAAGAACATCGACAAGGTCCGGTCCGAGGTTGGGATGTGCTTTCAGCATTTCAACCTGTTTCCGCATCTGACGATCCTGGAAAACTGCACGCTGGCGCCGATCTGGGTGCGTAAAACGCCCAAAAAGGAAGCTGAAGAAACGGCGATGCATTTCCTTGAGAAGGTGAAAATCCCCGAACAG of Paracoccaceae bacterium contains these proteins:
- a CDS encoding RluA family pseudouridine synthase gives rise to the protein MSGVQTLTIGKDEGDQRLDRWFRRHFPQVGQGRIEKLCRKGEIRVDGGRVKAATRVAVGQVVRIPPLPDTAAPKPRRTFKVSDADAAMIRDCVLYRDDHLIALNKPAGLATQGGSGQTRHIDGMAEALCFGLEDAPKLVHQLDKDTSGVLLLARSRAAAKSLAEAFRHRNTRKIYWAAVAGVPHPRMGTIKYGLVKAPGAKGERMLCVHPDEVASTPDAKRATTDFAVLANLGQRAAWVALSPITGRTHQLRAHMAEIGHPIAGDGKYGGSGQENLGDGWGAGLGGALSKKLHLHARSLTFKHPFTGAALTLTAPLPDHMTRTWEVMDWRAADVPPDPFDEDAEWPA
- a CDS encoding transposase; this encodes MARKRHSDEDVLKLLREIELKLTGGSDVASACRSVGISDATYYNWRKRFGGMGRSQLSEMRSLEKENGRLKKIVAELELDKLILKESLNYLKPRA
- a CDS encoding ATP-binding cassette domain-containing protein, with the translated sequence MADTATAETIDRSKMQVSDEVAIQITNMNKWYGTFHVLRDIDLTVNRGERIVVCGPSGSGKSTLIRCINRLEEHQQGQIIVDGTELTSDLKNIDKVRSEVGMCFQHFNLFPHLTILENCTLAPIWVRKTPKKEAEETAMHFLEKVKIPEQAGKYPGQLSGGQQQRVAIARSLCMKPRIMLFDEPTSALDPEMIKEVLDTMIELAAEGMKMICVTHEMGFARQVANRVIFMDAGQIVEQNEPEEFFNNPKSERTQLFLSQILGH
- a CDS encoding transporter substrate-binding domain-containing protein encodes the protein MKKSTFLGALTVAGLAAAGAAAGTLDDVKERGKLNCGVSTGVAGFAMPDANGEWQGFDVAMCRAVAAAVLNDASAIEFVPTTGKTRFTALASGEIDMLARNTTWTFSRDVDLKFEFVGVNYYDGQGFLAPKELGVTSAKDLDGATICIQTGTTTELNLADFFRVNNISYEPVPIETNAEALQQLGAGSCDVYTSDASGLAASRATFENASEWVILPEIISKEPLGPLVRHGDSEWGDVVRWTLNALVAAEEYGVTSANMGDLAAAAGDNPEINRLLGTEGTLGEMLGLDAEWAQRAIGVAGNYGEVFEKNIGENTPIGLARGLNAQWTEGGLLYAPPFR
- the crcB gene encoding fluoride efflux transporter CrcB; amino-acid sequence: MFATLLQVAAGGALGASARYLTGVGAVRLFGHGFPWGTLIVNVVGSFLMGVLIVVLAQKGGMRFAPFLTIGLLGGFTTFSAFSLDAVTLFERGQIGAAAGYVAASVVVSIAALFFGLWIARGAV
- a CDS encoding IS3 family transposase; translated protein: MGQADPQRKPELLKAQGLTTGELRQAVIHTRQKLATSERRTCRVVGLARSSLQYRPAPKDDDALRLALIRLAKQYGRYGYRKVSELLRIEGWRVNHKKVERLWQEEGLQLPQRHRKRRRLYHKDSSIIRLRPTHPNHIWSIDFVHDKLSNGRSYKMLTVLDEYTRQALAVEVRSRMGAEDVLEALYPLLLCHGTPEYIRSDNGPEFVAKAMQEWLVRVGVRPIRIYPGSPWENGYNERFNGTLRHEILNAEWFTTTKQAQIVINHWLKQYNHTRPHQALNMRPPMPETLIRNGPELGG
- a CDS encoding ATPase, producing the protein MSDWAAKRFWKDTSVVEVGDGWTVHLDTRCVRTPAKAALTLPTRPMAEAIAAEWAAQDGLINPLTMPVTRAANAAIDKVAPQRAEVAAMIAAYGETDLLSHRAEGPAELVARQATAWDPLLDWAAQMFGARLGVGAGIMPLDHPPEALRRLADAVATYDPFELTALHDLVSLTGSLIIGLATLHGVQPSEALWQAGRIDEDWQIEQWGRDDLADAEAAIRRTGFLQAIAFFHLTQRY
- a CDS encoding HAD-IA family hydrolase; this translates as MARLILFDVDGTLIDSQAHIQAAMAAAFADQGLAAPDRAAVLSIIGLSLPQAMARLAPDANADALSDAYKASFASARASAVDPAPLYPGARDALDRLHGAGHLLGTATGKSRRGLDHMVAHHGLEAHFVTLQCADTHPSKPHPSMVLTAMEDAGVGPEDTVMIGDTTFDIQMGRAAGVATIGVSWGYHPVSSLRDCGAGRIADDFGDLLQGFLVEAAG